In Desulfocurvibacter africanus subsp. africanus DSM 2603, the DNA window TTCAAGCGCGTCGAGGACATGGTCAACATCGGCGCCTACGCCCAGGGGTCCAACCCGGAAATCGACAAGGCCCTCAAGATGATCGGGCCCATCAACGACTTCCTGCGCCAGGGCGTGGATGAGAATGCGGACTTGCCCACGAGCTTCAAAGCCATGCAGGATTTGGCCAGACGCTAGATTCCGGAAGCGGATATCGCATCATCAAAAGAGGGTGGCTGCCTGCCACCCTCTTTTTTGCTCGTTGCATGCTCTTTTTACGCGTAGCCATCCGCAAGGTTGCGCTGCCTTGGCGGCAATACGTTTCCAGTATGCGCTTGCATGCTGGCGGCGTACAAATATTGATATAAGTTCAATGACGTACTAGATTTTTTGGAGGAAAGAAGCTAAGAGCGCCCCTGGACTGATCATCGTTCATACGTTGTAATCATCTGCCGTGCGGAAACCTGCCGCACCAGCGCCCACCCACCATGGATTTGCCTAAGAGAAGTAAGGCATGGCTGATCACATGAAGCCGGAATTCTGGCCTACCGGCTGTGCCGATAAACGCTCACGGCAGACGACCGACAAACAGCCTGCCGACGACATGCCCTCACCCGCCGACGCCACCGCAAGTGATTACAAGGCTTCCCCGGCGGCCATCCCCCCGACGAGCGTCTCCGCGGAGCCCCCTTCGCACTCCTTTCCAGAGAATCAGCATGGGCAGACAGTCCTCCTGTCGACCATTCCCGATGGCCAAGACCATAGCCGCGACCAGAATGCCCCGCCCGCAAATCCGACATTCGCAAGTCTTTTCGGACGGGCCGTGGACGCCTTCGTGCTGGTGGATCGGCAGGGTCGCCTAACGGACGCCAACCCTGCGGCCTGTGCTTTGGTGGGCTACACACGCGCTGATCTCCTTGGGCTCGCCCTGACTGCGTTCGGAAAGCCCGTCATCCGAGGCTGGATCGGCGTCGAGGATATCTTCGGTTTCGCCGGCGAGCGCAATTTGCCCAAGCGAGCTGAAAACCAACGGGAAATCGAGCCTGCTTTCGTAGCCGACCTCCCGAACGGCCAATTGCTGTTTATCCTGCACGACGTCACCCGGCACCACCGTCTGCTGGACGCCCTGGTGGAGACCAGCCAGGCCGCCACGGTCGCCGAAAAGGTCAAGCACGAATTCCTCTCCAACATGAGCCATGAACTGCGCACGCCCATTGGCGGCATCCTGGGCCTATCCACTCTGCTGCGGCCCAAGGTCGAGCCAGGGCATGCCCAGTACCTGGACCTGATCATCCAATCCGCCGAGAGCTTGTCCGCCATTGTCGGCGACATTCTCGAAATGGCCCGTATCGAAGCCTCCCAGGTCGCGCCCAATCCAGGGACCGTGGAACTCGCTCCCGCTCTGGCGCAGATGTTCGAGGAAATCCGACGGCAGGCGAGCGCCAAGGATCTGGAAGCGATTCTGACCATCTCTCCGCGCGTGCCGGCACAGGCCGTGCTGGCCTGGGAGCAGACCCGCAAGGCCCTGGACAATCTGCTCTCCAACGCCGTCAAATTCACGTCCAAGGGATGGGTAAACCTGTTCGTGGACCACTGCGTTGACGAGACCGGCCGCGAGTGCCTGTACTTCGCCGTGACTGATTCCGGCCTCGGCATAGCTTCCGAGGACCTGCCGCGCCTGTTCCAGCCCTTTACCCAACTTGAGCGGCCGCTTAACAAGCATACCCAAGGCACGGGCCTGGGGCTCGCCCTGGCCAAACGGCTGGCGGAGCTTGCCGGCGGCAGCATCTGGCTGGACAGTGAGCCCGGCCGGGGCAGTACATTCCATCTGCGCGTTCCCTGCGCTCCCCTTTCCTGAGTCGGGCAGGTCCGGGTCAGGATTCCATCCGGACCTGCTTGGCCTCCATCCCGAGCGACGCCGCAAGACGATTAGATTCACTCCCGGCCATAAGCATTGCCATGCTCCCTCTCCGCCGCAATACATAACAAGAGGTGGAGGAAAACATGGACTGGAACATCGCCAAGCACATCATTGATCGTCTCGCCCCTACGGCCGCACTCATCGACGCACGCCGCGGCAACGCCATCGAAACGGGTCTGGCCGAAGCCGTGGCCTCGGCCGCCGGGGCCATGCGCGCGGCAGGGCTTGCCCCCGGACAGCGCCTGGCCATCGGCTGCGACCAGACGCTGTGGACCGTACTGGCTTACCTGGGCGCACAGTATGCAGGCCTGACCGCCGTGCCCGTGGAGCGCGACAAGCTATCCGTCGCCCTGGGCGACCTGGGAGCGGAAGGCGTTTGGGTACCTGATTCCGCCTGGCTCGAAGGCCTGCCCACGCCTCGCGTGGCCAGCCTCGTGGGACCGGACTCGCTGGTGGGCGCGCCAGTGCAGGCCGAACCGCGCGGCCCCGACGACCTGGCCGCGCTCATGGCCACCTCGGGCACCACGGGCCGGGCCGTGCGCTTCATCATGGTCACGCACCGCAACCTGCTGACCAATACCCGCGACATAGCCGCCAGCCAGCACCTACAGCCCGGCGATCGGGCCATGCTTATCCTGCCCATGAGCTACTGCTTCGGCGTCAGCGTGCTGCTGAGCCATCTGTGGGCCGGGGGCGACTGCGTGCTCGACTCGCGTTTCACCTACCCTGACACGGTGCTGGCGGCCATGGACGAATACCGCTGCACGAGCTTCGCCGGAGTGCCGTCGGTCTACCGCATCCTGGACACGCGCTCGGCCCTGGCGCGCATGGAGCTGCCCCATCTGCGCCGCTTCCTGCAAGCCGGCGGCCCCCTGGACGCGCCGACCATCGAGCGCATCCGCGCGGCCAAGCCGGGCGTGGCCTTCTACGTCATGTACGGCGCCACCGAAGCCACGGCGCGCATCACCACCCTGGACCCGGCCCTGTACGAGAACAAGAAGGGCAGCGTCGGCCGGGCCATCGGCCAACTCACCTTGCGCATCCACGAACCGGACAAGCACGGGATCGGCGAGGTCATGGTCAGCGGAGACTCGATCACGCCGGGCTACTGGTGCTGCGAGCGGCAAGAGACGGTGCTCATGGAGGACGGCTGGCTGCGCACGGGCGATCTTGGTTTGCTGGACGAGGACGGCTGCCTGTGGATCAAGGGCCGCAGCAAGGATATCGTCAAGGTCAAGGGCCTGCGCGTGTCCCTGCAGGAGGTAGACGCCATTGTGAACAACGTGCCCGGAGTCCTGTCAGCCGCGGCCTGTGGCGTGCCGCACACCCTGGCGGGCGAGGCTCTGGCCGTTTTCGCCGTAGTGCGCGAGCACACCGAAGAGCTGCGCGGCGAGATCCGCAAGGCCCTGCCTCTGCAATGGGTCGTGGACAGAATATGCTTCGTGCCCGAGCTGCCGCTTACCCCCAGCGGCAAGGTCGTGCGCGGGAGGCTCGCGGAACTGGGCGGCACATAGGGACGGCCTCCTAGAGCAGATCGCTTTTAAGACGCCCGCTCCGGCGTTGACGGCGCAAGTGAATTGCGCCTACGCCTACGCGGCAGCAAGCCATGCCGACGCATGACTTGCAGAGCATTTTCAAAAGCAAAATGCTCTAGCGCCTGGCTAGGTTTCGAGCTTCTTCCGCTCGGCCAGGATGCGCGCAAGGCTGCGACGCAGTTCGTCCATGTCCAAGGGCTTGCTCAGGTAGTCATCCATGCCTGCGGCCATGACGCGCTCGCGATCCTCTTTCATGGCATAGGCCGTGAGCGCGATGATGGGCACATGGGCCTTATCGGGCTTTTCCAAGCTCCTGATGCGCCGGGTGGCCTCCAGGCCGTCCAGCTCGGGCATCTGCACGTCCATGAGCACCACATCGAAATCCTGTCGCTCCAGCAGGTCCAGAGCCTCGCAGCCGTTGGTCGCAGTGGTGACCGTGTGCCCCTCGCCTGACAGGAAGAAGGTCACGAACTCTCGGTTGAGCTGCTCGTCCTCGGCCAGCAGGATGCGCAAGGGCGGCACCTCGACCACTTCGGGCGGCTCGGGCTGCCAGGGGCAGAACTCGCCTCCGGCGGCCTCGAAGCGCGCCGTGAAGCAGAACTCGCTGCCTTGGCCGCGCTCGCTCTCTACCCAAATATCTCCGCCCATGCGCTCCACCAGGCGCCTGCTGATGGACAGGCCCAGGCCCGTGCCCTGGTGGCGTTTGGCATAGGTCGTGTCGAGTTGACTAAATGGCTTGAACAGATCCTTCTGCCGGTTCTTGGGAATGCCGATGCCCGTGTCCTTGACCGAAAAGTACAGCAGCCCCGTCTCGCCTTTCTCCGGCTGACGGACCGAGATGGTGATGTGCCCGCGCTCGGTGAACTTGAGCGAGTTGCCCACAAGGTTGCGCAGCACCTGCAGCAGACGGTCGGGATCGCCTCGCATACACGCGGGAACGTCGGGCTCGACATAAGCGGCCAGATCAAGCCCCTTGGCTTGGGCCAAGGCCGTGAATTCCTCCACGCAGGCGCAGACTACCCATTCGGGCGAGAAGTCCTTCGCGCGGAACTCCAAACCCTTGGCCTCGATCTTGGACATGTCCAGGATGTCGTTGACGATGGACAGCAGCGACCTCGCAGCGTTCTCGATGCGCCGCAACTGCTCGGCCTGATTGCCGCGCCGTTCGCTTGCCAGGGCCATCTTGGCCGTGCCGATGACGCCCGCGATGGGCGTGCGTATCTCGTGGCTCATATTGGCCAGGAACTCGGACTTGACCCGGTTGGACCGCCGCGCCTGACGCACCGCGTTCTCCAGACGCAGTTTGGTCGCCACCTCGCTGGACACGTCACGGAAAAAAACGCAAACAAGTTTGCGGCCAAAGCTTTCGAAGCTCGCGGCCGAAATTTCCGAATGAAAGGTGGAGCCGTCCTTGCGCCGCTGTCTGGCCCTGGTGAGCGGCAGAGTCCCTTTGGCCATGAGCTCGTCGAAGCTTTCCTGGGCACGCTTCGGGCTGGCCGTAAGCGCCAGGGAGGGCAGGCCGAGCATCTCTTCGCGGGTGTAACCGAACAGAGCCAAGGCCGCGGGGTTGGCATCCACCACCGTGGAGTTTTGCGTATCCATGATTACGATGGCGTCCAGGGCGCTGTCGAAAAGCTTGCGGTAGTTTTCTTCACGCTCCGCAAGCCTGCGCTCGGTCTTGCGCCGGTCCGTTATGTCAATGCCCGTCATCCACCAGGCCCAGCCCGGCACCGATGCTTTCCCCGATACTCTTGTCAGCAGCACGTTGCGCATCGTGCCGTCCTTGGCCCGGAATGTCTGTTCCACCTCCTGCAATTCGACCCACGGAAAGTTCACGCACTTCCCATCGCCCGGCAGGCAGCCCTTGCCGCGACAGAGCATGTCTTCCTTGCCGGAAGTGCCCAGCATCTCCCGCGCGGAGTAGCCCGTGACCCGCTCGCACTCCCTGTTCCAATATACGATGCCGCCCGATGCGTCATGGGCGTGAATCATGACCGGCATGGCCTCCACCACCCCTCGCAGCCGGTGCTCCTCCTCTGACCTGCGCTCGGCCGCCTCTCTGAGCCTGTCCAGCAGCGGACCGATATGTGCGATGCCTACAAGCAGAAGCACGGAAACCGCCAGCATGGCGATATTGGCGCTTACTTCCAAAGAAGGGTGAAACGGCGACTGCCGGTATATAACCAGGTCGATGGTGCGATTGACGGCCATGATCAGCATGGCTGCGGCCAGGAGCCACCAACCAAGCCCGGCCTTGCTTCGCCGGCCCTGCCGAATGGCCAGCAGTGCGGCGACGAGTTGAACAGCTATCGACAACGCCAGCAGAAACACGCCCATAAATCGGCTCCTCTACGCCTGATCCTCTATTTTTAGCCCTTACGCCCTTTGCTGTACGGCGACAATCAGACGAGAGAATGAATGATCAGGCTTTGCGATATTCGCTTCGATTAGACGCAATCCGCACGACAATACTTGAAAATGGACTTAACTGGTCAGCGACAGCCGCCGAACCCAATGGCGGCGCAGCGTCCGTGCATGATGGTCGACTTTGTCCGAGCTTGCCGGAAACTTGTCCGCCTCTTGCACAAAGTAGGGACCACGCTTTCTCATAACCTTGACCTCATGCAGACCGCGCATACACTACGCAGCAGTGATTCAGACATACGGCCGCGTCATACGACCTCCCGGACAATTTGCCAGCATGGCGTTTCCTGCTACACTTGCTTTGTCAACGGCAACGCACGGCCGCCCCGGGCGGCCATTCTGGAGGAGCATGGCCAAGGGAATCGTCATCGCCGGCACGCACAGCGGCTGCGGCAAGACCACAGTTACACTGGCGCTCATGGCCGCCTTGCGGCGCAAGGGACTGGTCGTCCAGCCCTTCAAGGTCGGGCCGGACTTCATCGATCCGGGACACCATGCCCTTGCCGCAGGCCGGCAAAGCCACAACCTGGACGGATGGATGTGCGGCCGGCGCGCCGTGCAGGATGTCTTCGCCCGCCATGCCTGGGATGCGGACATCGCCGTGGCGGAGGGCGTCATGGGTCTGTATGACGGTTTCTCACCAATATCCGAACAAGGTTCCACGGCTGAAATCGCCAAGTGGCTCAAGCTGCCCGTGCTCCTGGTTGTCGACGCGCGCTCGATGGCCCGCTCCGCGGCGGCTCTGGTCAAAGGATTTGCCGAGTTCGACCCGTTCCTGAACTTGGCGGGCGTAGCTTTCAACCGTGCAGGCAGCGAGAACCACGCGAAGCTCCTTGCCGAGGCCATGACCCTGGCGCCTAACGTGCCTTTGGCCGGCGTTCTGCGCCGCCGCGAAGGCCTTGCGACGCCTTCGCGACATCTGGGGTTGGTCACGGCCTGCGAAGCGCCTCTTTCGCCCGCGACCCTGGAAAAGCTGGCCGACTGGATTGAACAGGGCCTGGACCTGAACCGATTGGTGGCCAACCTGCCGCACCTGGCCATCTACCCCCCCGACGACCCGGACCTTCCCGAGCCGCGCGCCGCCATAGGCGTGGCCTGGGACAAGGCCTTCTGCTTCTACTATGATGAAAATCTGCGTTTGTTGCGCGAGAGCGGGGCGCGACTGATCTACTTCTCGCCCATGGAGGATCAGGCGCTGCCACAGGGGCTGCACGGCCTGTATCTAGGCGGCGGCTATCCCGAGGTACATGCCCGCGCCCTGGCCCAGAACAGGTCCATGCGCCGCGACATCCGCGACTTCTGCCGCTCGGGCCGGCCCGTGCTGGCCGAATGCGGCGGCTTTATGTACCTCATGGACGCGCTCGTCGGTGAGCACGGCCAGAACTTCCCCATGGCCGGGGTACTCCCCTTCACGGCATCCATGAACGAACGCTTCGCGGCCCTGGGCTACAGAGAGGTAACCCTCGCGCGCGACTGTCCCTTGGGTCCGGCCGGTCTCAAGGTCCGCGGCCACGAATTCCACTACTCGTCCATCCCCGACGGGGCCTATGCCGGCGCAGGGCTGTACATCGTCTCGGACCGCCACGGCTCCCTGTCCAGGCCCGAGGGCTTTACCGAGGGCAATGTCGTGGCCTCGTACATCCACCTGCACTTCGGCAGCAATCCGAGCTTGGCCCCGCGTTTCGTGGACGCCTGCGCCGGCGCTGTTCCCGCAAGCCAGTGACGCGAACCCTGCGCGAAGGATTCACCACGGGCACGGCCGCGGCGGCGGCGGCCAAGGCCGCCGCGCTCCATCTGCTCACGGGCGCGACCCCGGAACACGTGGACGTACCTCTGCCGGCGGGCGGACGGCTGCGCATCGCCATAGCCACCTGTCGGAGCGAAGGTTCTGGCGCTCGCGCGACTGTCATCAAGGACGGCGGCGACGACCCGGATGCAACGCACGGCGCGGCCATCGAGTGTCTTATAGTACTGAACGAATGGGGATCGTGCGCTGAGATCGATGTCACGGGCGGTCGCGGCGTGGGTATGGTCACCCGGCCCGGCCTGCCAGTGCCGCCCGGTCAGCCCGCCATCAACCCGGCCCCGCGCCGCCAGATCGCTGACTCGTTGCGTGAGGCCATGGAAGCAGCCGACTTCAGAGGCTCGGCCCGTGTGCTGGTGGAAGTTCCAGACGGCGAGGCCATTGCCAGGCGCACGCTCAACCCGCGCCTGGGCATCCTGGGCGGCATCTCTATTCTGGGCACGCGCGGCACGGTGCGACCTTACAGCCATGAGGCCTGGGCCGCCACGGTCAGCCAGAGTCTGGACGTGGCCCGCGCCGCCGGACTAAGCGAGGCCTGCTGTTCGACCGGCGGCCGCAGTGAGCGTCTGCTCATGGCCCTGCGGCCCGACCTGCCCGAAGTAGCCTTCATCCAGGCCGCGGACCACTTCGCCCACGCCATGTCCGAGGCCGGCCGCAAGGGTGTCACCCGCGTAACCTGGGGCGTGTTCTTCGGCAAGCTGGTCAAGCAGGCTCAGGGCCTGCCCCAAACGCACGCGCGCAACGCGCCCACGGACATGCGCCAACTGGCCGACCTGTGTGCGACGCTGGGCGCTTCGGCCGTCAGCGTGGACTCCGTGGCCAAGGCCAACACGGCCATGCACGCCCTGGACATCCTGCGGCCCGAACCCGCCCTGCCCGTCATCCTACAGGAGTTGTGTCGTCTGGCGGCGCACCACGCGCGAAGCTTCGCCGGGACCGATATGGAAGTCCGGCATGTACTGTTCTCGCTGGAAGGCGAGTTGCTGGCGCAATGGCCGAACCGGATAGAGGCTAGAGCCTATTGAACACTGCTTGGAGTTTTTGCGAACGGCTGATGTAAGGGGTATTCCGGGTAAGTTTCGATGCCGAAGAGCTTATGCCCCCGGATCGGCTATTTCCTGAGACCTTATGCTTTCCTGCCTTGCTCGCTTCCCGTGCTCTGGTCTTCAGACAGAATTCTTCAGGCCGTTGGTAACACGCGTTAGATCGAATCGCACTTCATCCAGCCCTCGTCAGATGCCGTACTTGCGCATGCGCCGCCATAGCGTGGTGCGGTTGATACCCAGTTGCGCGGCGGTCTGGAGAATGGACCAGTCATTTTCGGACAGGGCCTGGAGCAACAGGTCCCGCTCGCGCTCCAGCAAGCTGCCGCCCTGGGCACGCTCGACTTCGGGCAAGCGCTGAGCCGCTTGGCCCGGACAAGTCGGATGGCCCGGATGGGACATTGGAGCGGTCGGAGCCGGATGGACCGCCATCTGGGGCGGAAAATGGGCGGGCGTGAGCGTGGTGCCGTCGCTCAGGATCACGGCGTGCTCCATGAGATGCTTGAGTTCGCGCACGTTGCCGGGAAAGGAGTAGGCGGACAGCAGCCGCTTGGCGGATTCGTCCAGGTGTGTGGCCCGCTTGGCGTAGCGCTCGGCCGCGCGGGCCAGGAACAGCTCGGCCAGGGGCACGATGTCCGCGCTTCGCTCGCGCAGGGGCGGGATGTGCAACTCCACTACCCGCAGCCGATAGTAAAGGTCGGAGCGGAAGAGGCCCTCGGTCGTGCGTCGAGCCAGATCCAGGTTGCTGGCGGCCACCACGCGCACGTTGACCGAAACCGGCTTGGTGGCGCCCAGGGGATAGAAACGGCGCTCTTCCAGAGCCTGCAGAAGCTTGGCCTGCAGGTCGGACGGCAAATCGCCGATCTCGTCCAGGAAGATGGTCCCGCCCTGGGCCAGTTCGAACATGCCAGGCTTGTCGGCGCGGGCATCGGTGAACGCGCCCTTCTTGTAGCCGAACAGCTCGGATTCCAGGAGCTTGTCGGGCAGGGCCGCGCAGTTGACGCCCACGAATGGTCCGACGCGCCGGCGGCTCAGGTCGTGCAGCGCCTTGGCCAGCAAGCCCTTGCCCGTGCCGGTTTCGCCCGTGAGCAGCACCGAGGCGTCCGTTGGCGCGACCATGCGCAGGATGTCCAGGAGCTGCAGCATGAGCGGATGGCGGAATACCAGGCGACGCAGAGGATCGTCAGCCGGCGTGTCCGTGCCGGCCTGATCCGCCAGAACCTCGCGAAAGCACAGCACACCCATGGTCCGCTCGCCGCTGCCCGTGAAGGGCGCGGCGGAGATTTCCAAGGCCACGCGGCGGTTGTCGCGGGTCAGGAAATGCACCTGACGCCTGGAAACCCTGTCGCCGGAGACCAAGGCCTGCTGCAGCGGGCAGCGTGCATTGCAAAACTCGGTATGGAAAATCTCCGAACATTTGCAGCCTAAGGCTTCCTTGCGGGTGAAACCGGTGATGCGTTCGGCTTCCCGGTTGAAGAGCAACACGTTCCAGCCTTCGTCCACGACGAAGAAGCCGAAGCCCAAGGCATCGAAGACGCCGGTGGATTCCGTCAGGCGCATGGGCTGCTCCTCATTGCAGGATGCGAACAACAATTACCCCGGCAGCCGGGGAATGATTTCCCCGGCCCCGTAGGATTTCGCTTACCATGACTTGGCCTAAACGCCAGCATTGCCTTTTCGTAGCGACTATAAATGCACCAGAGCGGTCTTTTCCAACGTTTCGCGCATCAGATCCCAGATAGCCTCGAAGCGGGGCTTCTGACTCCGCGGGTCAAACTCGACCACACTTTGGCCGGCAAGCTGGGCCTTGGTAAACACCGGGTCATAGGGGATCTCACCTACCAGGGGCAGGCCGCATTCGGAGCAGAAGTCCCTTATCTCCCGTAAGCGATCACTGCTCAGGTCGGCCTTGTTGACCAGCACGAGGCAGGGAATTCGGAAATGGCGAGCCAGTTCATGCACCCGCCGCAGGTCGTGCAGGGCCGAAACCGTGGGTTCGGCCACGAGCAGGGCCAGGTCCGCGCCGGTCAGGGAGGCGATGACCGGGCAACCGATGCCCGGCGAGCCGTCCACAAGCACGTGCGCGCAGCCCTCCTGCACGGCCAGCTCGTTGGCCCGGCGGCGCACCGTGGTCACCAGCCGGCCCGAGTTTTCGGCCCCTGGCTTGAGCATGGCGTGGACCATGGCGCCGAAGCGCGTGCGGGACTCGTACAACCATCCGCAGTGGC includes these proteins:
- a CDS encoding PAS domain-containing sensor histidine kinase, whose translation is MADHMKPEFWPTGCADKRSRQTTDKQPADDMPSPADATASDYKASPAAIPPTSVSAEPPSHSFPENQHGQTVLLSTIPDGQDHSRDQNAPPANPTFASLFGRAVDAFVLVDRQGRLTDANPAACALVGYTRADLLGLALTAFGKPVIRGWIGVEDIFGFAGERNLPKRAENQREIEPAFVADLPNGQLLFILHDVTRHHRLLDALVETSQAATVAEKVKHEFLSNMSHELRTPIGGILGLSTLLRPKVEPGHAQYLDLIIQSAESLSAIVGDILEMARIEASQVAPNPGTVELAPALAQMFEEIRRQASAKDLEAILTISPRVPAQAVLAWEQTRKALDNLLSNAVKFTSKGWVNLFVDHCVDETGRECLYFAVTDSGLGIASEDLPRLFQPFTQLERPLNKHTQGTGLGLALAKRLAELAGGSIWLDSEPGRGSTFHLRVPCAPLS
- a CDS encoding class I adenylate-forming enzyme family protein, giving the protein MDWNIAKHIIDRLAPTAALIDARRGNAIETGLAEAVASAAGAMRAAGLAPGQRLAIGCDQTLWTVLAYLGAQYAGLTAVPVERDKLSVALGDLGAEGVWVPDSAWLEGLPTPRVASLVGPDSLVGAPVQAEPRGPDDLAALMATSGTTGRAVRFIMVTHRNLLTNTRDIAASQHLQPGDRAMLILPMSYCFGVSVLLSHLWAGGDCVLDSRFTYPDTVLAAMDEYRCTSFAGVPSVYRILDTRSALARMELPHLRRFLQAGGPLDAPTIERIRAAKPGVAFYVMYGATEATARITTLDPALYENKKGSVGRAIGQLTLRIHEPDKHGIGEVMVSGDSITPGYWCCERQETVLMEDGWLRTGDLGLLDEDGCLWIKGRSKDIVKVKGLRVSLQEVDAIVNNVPGVLSAAACGVPHTLAGEALAVFAVVREHTEELRGEIRKALPLQWVVDRICFVPELPLTPSGKVVRGRLAELGGT
- a CDS encoding PAS domain S-box protein, producing MGVFLLALSIAVQLVAALLAIRQGRRSKAGLGWWLLAAAMLIMAVNRTIDLVIYRQSPFHPSLEVSANIAMLAVSVLLLVGIAHIGPLLDRLREAAERRSEEEHRLRGVVEAMPVMIHAHDASGGIVYWNRECERVTGYSAREMLGTSGKEDMLCRGKGCLPGDGKCVNFPWVELQEVEQTFRAKDGTMRNVLLTRVSGKASVPGWAWWMTGIDITDRRKTERRLAEREENYRKLFDSALDAIVIMDTQNSTVVDANPAALALFGYTREEMLGLPSLALTASPKRAQESFDELMAKGTLPLTRARQRRKDGSTFHSEISAASFESFGRKLVCVFFRDVSSEVATKLRLENAVRQARRSNRVKSEFLANMSHEIRTPIAGVIGTAKMALASERRGNQAEQLRRIENAARSLLSIVNDILDMSKIEAKGLEFRAKDFSPEWVVCACVEEFTALAQAKGLDLAAYVEPDVPACMRGDPDRLLQVLRNLVGNSLKFTERGHITISVRQPEKGETGLLYFSVKDTGIGIPKNRQKDLFKPFSQLDTTYAKRHQGTGLGLSISRRLVERMGGDIWVESERGQGSEFCFTARFEAAGGEFCPWQPEPPEVVEVPPLRILLAEDEQLNREFVTFFLSGEGHTVTTATNGCEALDLLERQDFDVVLMDVQMPELDGLEATRRIRSLEKPDKAHVPIIALTAYAMKEDRERVMAAGMDDYLSKPLDMDELRRSLARILAERKKLET
- a CDS encoding cobyrinate a,c-diamide synthase; translated protein: MAKGIVIAGTHSGCGKTTVTLALMAALRRKGLVVQPFKVGPDFIDPGHHALAAGRQSHNLDGWMCGRRAVQDVFARHAWDADIAVAEGVMGLYDGFSPISEQGSTAEIAKWLKLPVLLVVDARSMARSAAALVKGFAEFDPFLNLAGVAFNRAGSENHAKLLAEAMTLAPNVPLAGVLRRREGLATPSRHLGLVTACEAPLSPATLEKLADWIEQGLDLNRLVANLPHLAIYPPDDPDLPEPRAAIGVAWDKAFCFYYDENLRLLRESGARLIYFSPMEDQALPQGLHGLYLGGGYPEVHARALAQNRSMRRDIRDFCRSGRPVLAECGGFMYLMDALVGEHGQNFPMAGVLPFTASMNERFAALGYREVTLARDCPLGPAGLKVRGHEFHYSSIPDGAYAGAGLYIVSDRHGSLSRPEGFTEGNVVASYIHLHFGSNPSLAPRFVDACAGAVPASQ
- a CDS encoding cobalt-precorrin-5B (C(1))-methyltransferase — translated: MTRTLREGFTTGTAAAAAAKAAALHLLTGATPEHVDVPLPAGGRLRIAIATCRSEGSGARATVIKDGGDDPDATHGAAIECLIVLNEWGSCAEIDVTGGRGVGMVTRPGLPVPPGQPAINPAPRRQIADSLREAMEAADFRGSARVLVEVPDGEAIARRTLNPRLGILGGISILGTRGTVRPYSHEAWAATVSQSLDVARAAGLSEACCSTGGRSERLLMALRPDLPEVAFIQAADHFAHAMSEAGRKGVTRVTWGVFFGKLVKQAQGLPQTHARNAPTDMRQLADLCATLGASAVSVDSVAKANTAMHALDILRPEPALPVILQELCRLAAHHARSFAGTDMEVRHVLFSLEGELLAQWPNRIEARAY
- a CDS encoding sigma-54 interaction domain-containing protein gives rise to the protein MRLTESTGVFDALGFGFFVVDEGWNVLLFNREAERITGFTRKEALGCKCSEIFHTEFCNARCPLQQALVSGDRVSRRQVHFLTRDNRRVALEISAAPFTGSGERTMGVLCFREVLADQAGTDTPADDPLRRLVFRHPLMLQLLDILRMVAPTDASVLLTGETGTGKGLLAKALHDLSRRRVGPFVGVNCAALPDKLLESELFGYKKGAFTDARADKPGMFELAQGGTIFLDEIGDLPSDLQAKLLQALEERRFYPLGATKPVSVNVRVVAASNLDLARRTTEGLFRSDLYYRLRVVELHIPPLRERSADIVPLAELFLARAAERYAKRATHLDESAKRLLSAYSFPGNVRELKHLMEHAVILSDGTTLTPAHFPPQMAVHPAPTAPMSHPGHPTCPGQAAQRLPEVERAQGGSLLERERDLLLQALSENDWSILQTAAQLGINRTTLWRRMRKYGI
- a CDS encoding ATP-binding protein, whose translation is MSQIVVLSGKGGTGKTSIVLGLATVMPSKILADCDVDAADLHLIAKPQAIFTQDFISGELARIEADECTQCLLCQSRCRFEAITMEPRILAEHCEGCGLCAFICPVGAIKMEPRHCGWLYESRTRFGAMVHAMLKPGAENSGRLVTTVRRRANELAVQEGCAHVLVDGSPGIGCPVIASLTGADLALLVAEPTVSALHDLRRVHELARHFRIPCLVLVNKADLSSDRLREIRDFCSECGLPLVGEIPYDPVFTKAQLAGQSVVEFDPRSQKPRFEAIWDLMRETLEKTALVHL